GTGTAAATCAAATCTCAGTCTTTCACTAGGAGTATTTGGACAAATAGGTATTTGTCTTGTTTTTAATTACTTGTCCCTCAGATTTAGATACACTTCCTTTCAACCAGATAGGAGCTATATTATACATTGCATTTATGTTGCTAAATTGTCCAGAAATTGGGATATTCCTCAACTGAATGAAATCTGCTTTGGAAGTACTAAATATTATTCAAAGTGATTTCAATGATAAAAGATTATGAACAATTATTAAGTATAGTTTCACTTATTTCAATATAACCGAATAAATTGATTTATTCACAATGAATGAATTCAGCCATATCATTATTTCTACCCTGTTTCTGAAACATTTTGAGAAAAGTTCTGTCAATATTTTATCAGTCAGTTAGATCCATTtatgtgagacacacacacacacttcctgctctcGGGTTTCCCCCAGGTTTGTACCTTTTCCGTCTTATCAGGATGTTGAAACTTCACATTCACACACGTCTGGTTTTCCAGTGTCCATCTTAGACGCATCTTTTGACAGTCTGTTGACAGTCATAATTTAGACTAATTATTGAATAGATTGACTGTATATGTAATGCATATTttaatattgttattatttagATTTGACATAATATATTGTTTATgtttgaatgtttgttttgtctgtctCCTGGGTAATGTGTCAAACCTTGACAGGGGTAACAAAATAATCAGTTACCTTTGTCGAGGTTTATTTTTAAACCAGATGTTTATTGTATTATTGTTGCTGAGCTGCTATATAAACTCTTATTAGAGGGCACGTCTTAGAGAATCCATGGGGAATAAGGGATTGAATTTATGTGAGTGGATGGATCTCTGTTGGGGCTTAAAACTAAATGCCTTGATATGAATTGGGGTGGATCTTGATTTACAATGACAAATGAATAAGCAGGTCATAGAAGATACTAGAATAACTTCAACGTTTATTTGGCAACGCCCTTATGTCACTGACGTTGTGTGTCATTTGGCGGACTCTAGCTCCTGTCACAGGCTTTCATCTTATCGAGAGGGAAGCCCGGGCTAGGCTGAGTCAGTGACAAAGAGTTACAGTAAGTGCATGGAGTATCAGTAGGTCATTCATTCCTCAGCATAAACTGTAAAATACCAGTGCCTGGACTGCTTCTGATTCACTGAAGGACTTATTTTATTGTGTAGCATTGCTGGTTGAATAAAGTCAACTCTGTCATGACCTGGACATCATGAATCACTCAAAGGATTTTTTGTTTCTCTCCAGTTATTTAAGACAGTGGTTCACAAATGTTTTGCTTCGTGACCCACCAATTTAAGTGTCTGTTGAGTCGTAACCCAGCATAAATGGTTGAGTGGTGAAAAAACATACCCAGACCATAGAAGAAGTATAGAAAAGGTATTAATAAAACCCTCAAAACATTACTGAATGTAGATTTGAGTATGGGTTCTAGAGACAAAACAATTAATAATACTATATAATGACATTGTAAAAACGCATGAAACATGCTCAGACATGAGCATCTGCAGAAGGTCTTCCTTGAGAAATAAGGGATTGGAATGGATTCATGTGGATCTCTGTTGGGGGCTAAAAACTAAATTCCTTTATACGATCAAATCAGAATCGGTCTGGATCTGGATTTACAATGATAACTTAATAGACAAGTCATACAATAAACTACTGCCTGCTATGTACCTGAGTGTCATGGAGCCAGTGTCAGAATGAAAGATGAGTGGTTCTTTCATTTTCAAAATACATTGCATGACACCAGTGCCTGGACTGCAGCTAATTCATTGAAGGACTTACTTGAATTTGACAAATACTGATTGAATACAGTAAACTCTGTCATGAGTTGGAAATCCTGGGTCACTCAATTATGTTTTGTTTCAATCCTGTTCTTCAAGGGATCTTATTCTGGTATACACATTTCTATGGTACTCTTCTTTTACTGTCAATGGTAACTACTTAAATGTAAGGAGTAATGTGTATCTGATCAAAAGTGTCACTGTAATCATGATATCTTAGATGGGGTAGTGAGACTGtctgtgtacctgtctgtctatagTTGAATTTGAGATCAAGGTTCCCAGTGAACTCCAGCTTTCCATCGTGGGGCAGCATGCGGTACTAAACTGCAGTTTTCCTGTGGGAAAGGTCTGGGACCTGGCCAGCAGTGTGATCACGTGGCAGAGAGGGCTGGAGGTGATCCACAGCTTCTACTACGGTCAGGACCAACtggacagacagagcagacattATGCCAACAGAACAAGCCTGTACCACTCAGATGAAGAGGGGTAATGCCTCTCTCATGCTGGACCATACCAACCTGGGGAACAAAGGGGACTTTACCTGCTCTGTGAGCACAGTGCCGGGCAGTCAGAAGAAGACCTTTCCCCTGATATTAGAAGGTGTGATAGCGTATTAAACATTTTCCACTTTGTGGACTGAAAATGACTGATGTCCTAGAAAAGCACTGTTCCTTATCACACCAATTTGTGTTTCTTGTGATGTAAAATGCTTACTGAGATAGTTTAATTGCATGAAAGAGTATAAAGTGTGTCCATGACCTATTTCAGCATACTACCCAGAGCCACACCTGGACTTCACAGCATCTCCAAGCAATGTGGAGCTAGTCTTGACCTCACAGGGAGGGTACCCCCGACCGTTGGTGCAGTGGCTGGATGACAGGGGTGATGTCACTGATAAAACAGTCATACATCTTTTAGAGGACACACATGGACTATACTCTGTCTTCAGTACACTGACCCTACAGGGACCTGTCAACAAGACCGTCATTTTCATCCTGAAGAACAAGGACCTGAGACAGATCAGAAGAGCGATCACACGTCAGAGGTAAATAGACAATATCCTGGATTTGAAAAACCCTTGACATTGCCTCTACTGCACAAatgttgagagacagagagaaatatagagtTCAGTTGTTTAGACAGAGTATAAATCGCAATGTTCAAACATTTTCTTCCCAGGAAACGAGAGGTCAGTGGAAAAAAGCTGAATTTCTGAAGACCACAGAAAAAGATGGACAATTCTTGTTCCTATTGTCACATTTGTACTGCTGTTTGTACTATTAATATCAGCACTGAGAAAAACATGTGGGCCagtggaaaatataaatgtaagaaTATATATAGATGGAGTCTGATTTTTGAGACTGTCGGCAATGCTGCCCAGAGTACTTTCCCCAAGAAGTTACTGCCATATTACTTTATAGTTTACCATGTACATTTGGGTGGTACTTAAGTTCAGAGATACCGACATGTGCCaatatttgttgttttgtttatttgagaCAATGATGCAATGGATGCTGTTGAAACAAGGAAAAATGCCAAGTTTCACTGACTATAATGAGGATTGTAATGGTGGTTGTACTGGAACTGCTGGTCGAGCAGTAACAGTGACATTGAGATCATGCTAAGTCACAAAAAAGTTATCACAAATATAAAGtatcaaaatcatgttaaactcaAATTATCTGCCTTAGTGGATGAAGAGATTTACACTAGATAGGTCATGATATACTGAGAATACAGCAATAGTCTGAAAGTGAGTAATACAGTCTCCATGTCATGTTAatggaatgtaaaaaaaaaaaaataatcactCATAGCTTTCTGTACCAGTCAGTTTATTAGCTCAATCAAAGTGAGGCAATTCAGTGGGTGTGATCAGGAAAATTTTCAACAAAAGCTTCTCAGTCAGTGTGACAGGGAAACAAACATTAACTTCCTCTATAGCACTTATGACACACTTAGCAGAGATATTGTGGATACTGCTTGAATAGCAGTGGGTTTGTTATCCCATGTTCACATTTTACAATGACCCTAGTTAGCATGCTCAGAAAAATCATGTAGTATGTACAAACATTGTGGGGCAAATTTATTAATGTAATGTCTGACTGGGAAAACAGTGGGCCTATTGATGTCATTACCTTATCAGTATTCTTCACCTACCGTTATGTGCATTTCCTGCTTTGAGATAAAGACAAGGAAAGGACTTGTAATTTTGGCTGAAAAGTTTACTTCCTCAAATGTTTAAGTCAAACAAATCTTGTAGAAAGACTCCCATTCCATCTGGTGATTAAGAAATTAAGAGTTGCATTGACTATTTATTTCAACTGTGTCAGTGGTGTACCGTAGTAGAAGTCTATGGTTAAGATTAGAATGAACCACTGTATGGTCTCAGTCACTGACCCCATCACCACTTGAAAAGCCAAACCCTGGGCAAGTCTTTCCCACCGTCAATCCCAGACTCTACCAGCCCGTCAAAATCACCAATGATCTCCTCACCAGTCTCAGAGATTAGTGGAAACGTTTTGTCATCCTCATCGGTTTCCCCAGACTCCActcttccttccctcccctcaTCCTCAGGAATCACAAGTGGTTGCGCCTCACCCACCCCAAATCCCCATTCCTTCATGGACTGTGAAACCACCTCTTCCTGTGATACAGACATTCCCCCCATCTCTGATCCCAGGGAGGACTCCTCCTGTGGATGCATCCATTGCCTTACAATGGAGCCCTCCTCGGGCAACACTGATCCCTTACTTTCCCATGgattcctctctctcaactctgccctctcccatGGAAACTCTAGTCGCAACCCTGTCCCCTCAGCTCTAAACCCTGACCCCTCTCCCCTTATCAACTCTGAATCCCTCACACCTGACCCCTGTGTGCCCTCAAATATCTCCCCCTTTCTAAACACAGTCTGAGCCACTGACTCCTCACCCTCCAACGGCACTGACTCCTCACCCTCCAACGGCACGGATTCATCCTCCTTGGAACGAGTATAACCCTCTTCCTTATCACAATACTTCTCCACATCAATGGTTTCCAGTCGATCTGGGTTGTCAAACTCATCCATTTTGGTCTCAAACCAGACTGTGTCTTCAACTAGTGATGGACTGACTGGTGGGAAACCACCCTTTGGTGATGGCTGATCTAAGAGCAGTAGAGGCCCGCTGCTGGCAAACCCTACAGGATATGGAAATCAACAGGTTAGAAGTGTCATCACTACTGGAGGCCTCATCACCATGGCCTATTTGAGCACAAGGGAGATGTCAGTGCTGTATACCCAAACCAGTGATTATGGGTTAGGTTGAGTCACTTACCCTTCACCATGGATCTTCTGGGTTTCGGTGTCACACATTTGGAGTCACAGCAGTCACAGATGGAATCCTCTCCCATGACAGCTTTCCACCTACAGAAGGGGAATCAAAGAGACTACTTATATTTGTAATTTAGCAAACGCTCTGATCCAGAGTGATTTGCAGTTATGGTATTCAACTTAAGATTGCTTAGTACAACGATAACCACATCTTAGACATAGTAAGTAAAACTTCTCAAAGCAGCCATCAGCAAAGTCAGTACAAAAAGGCAAGTGTTAGGGGTGTAAAGGTCTTGAGTGCAAGGAGGAAGTAAGTTCAAGAGCAGACTACATTTCCCACAGTGCAACATCTTACTCCTACCAGCATACCTGTTCTCTTGGTAGGTGCAAGACTTGTGTATGGGGCCAGTTTCCTCTGATGTCACATGCAGTTTACAGTGAAGGAAGACCTAGAGGAGATGAAAAGATGAACTCTGATAAAGGAAATTGAAAAATGAATGTCAATTATTTTATTGCTCAAAGGCCTCAATTAGTTTGCTTATTTACAATAAACAGCCCTGTTAATATGCATACATGCAACAGAAAAGTCCAGAGTGATTGAGATTCAGTGATAGGGTACAAGTCTCCCATACTCACCGGTGTGTCTGGGTCAGAGGTGAACTGGAAGGCACTGAGGAAGAACCGGAGGGTGTCATCAGTCCTGGGGGAGACAAACTGAGAGCCACCAGGGTTCTTCTGGCTCTCCAGCATGCAGCTGTGGATCAGAGAACAATGAGTTTACACTCAGGTCAGCGTAATGTGTAGGTTTATATTCCTCCTAACCAAGTCCTTATCAGGTGCAACCCAAAGGAATCTCTGTTCTCCATGCGTACATACCCAAAGTTGTCAATGACAGTGAACTTGAGGGATGTCTTGGAGTCTTTAGATGTTGTGGCATAACAGTGGTTGATGAAAAGCTTTCCTCCATGGGCTAGATTAAGTGCAGAAACCTGGAAATTAATGGTCTGTCCCAGCATGTACACCTGGGACTTGGCTGGCATGGCCCATGCATCTAAAAGACATGAAACAAAAGACATATTGCGGAATATGTAAAAACATGTCACAACTGGTTTGCATTAAAAGTGATTATAAAAATCAATTCAATCTTCAACCACTCATAACCAACCACAACATTATCCTCACCATCCATCAGCTGGATTCGGAAGTTAACGCGCCCCTTTAGCTTTTTAAGCACGGTGTGTGTTTCCCACGTAGGGCGCACCACCAGCTGATAAACATGATGATACCTGTGCAGAAGGATATGGTTTATCGGGTTATCGGTTTATAGTGATATTGTGGATATAGCCGCATCATTAAATTATGAGGCGACTAACCTTTGAAACCGACACTCGACCTGCACGTTAAAGCGATGCGCTCTGCGTGGGAACCAGGTCAGAGGCGTGTAATGGAGCACAAATGTATAGATGAGATAACCCGGTGGCATCTGTCAGTGATTGGATTCAAATGTTATAATTTCATACGAACAAGAACGTTAACTCCAACAAAACTATCAGTTTAATCACCTTCAATCTTACCTGCCGTTTGCCATCACACTCCATCAATGGATAAGAGAAGAGCAAGTCACCATAAGGCATGAGAACACCGTTACTCTTGCAGGTGCTTCCCAGCGTCAACTCCTCTGTTTCGGCCTCAAAACCATAAAAATCCCGTTTGACCCGGACCACGAAGTCACCACTGGAACACGTAACCGAAACGTCCGGGAGCGTAGCAAAATCACGTTGAGACTTTGGTACAGGCCTATCGAGAAACGTAGGGCGCTGGATCTGTGGTGGTGGAGAGGAATATATCCTTACAGGCGCTGGTGTGAGTTGGGGTGTTCTGAATGAGATACTGTGAGAGAGTATCCTCGGGCTTGATTTTCTGTTTGCTGTGAATAAGTCACCAACGCCTTGTGATGTGCCCAGTTTGAGGATTTTTCTCCTGCCAACTGGACGTGAAACAGATGGAGACCCATAAATACCCGATGTAGATATTGCAATAGTAAGTGAAAATACTCTCCATAAAATACAGAGCCACCACTTTATTTTCATCGCAAGAAATGTGATGTTTCGTTTTCCACCTTTCTGTAGACACGGATGTCCTCTATACCAAACACAGCTTGAGGTGATTTGTCATTAGGTAGGCTGAACTGGGACGATGTTCCAATATGTAAGAAATACACCCTTGCTTgagtccttccttccttccttgatAAATGCCCaatcactgatctaacatgaTTGTACCTGAAAGTATGAGTTCCATTAAACCAATCGAGTCATGTGAGGTCAGTGATTATTGGAACGAATGATGGAAGGAAGGATGCATCTTTTAGGTATTGGATGTGGGGTCAGCCCTTTTAGAGTTAATTGAGTGCAATTAGCTGAGAAGAAAGGAATGTCTGAAATATTGGCATGTCTTTTCAACTTTTGCAGAAAGAAAAACATTGTTCTGTCAGGACAAGTGACAGTATGTCTGAAAATATTACTGAGTCTTTACATTTCAAACTCTGTCAGAAATGATTCCTGAGTTACACCAATGTCATTTTATTAATGTACATATTTTTTAGCAGCTGTCAGTGCTGTAAACTTTATCCAGTTTCAAACATATTTACAATTTACAAACAATATATACACAAAACATGTACACCAAAACAGCACCATACTGGAGTGAGGAGCACATTGGAGAAAGCTCTTAAAAACCTCTTAAAATGTAATCTGCATAATCACCAAAAGTAATTATTCATCATGCAAGGACCATAAACGATAACTAATAATGCTGCATACTCCAAGAAAATGTTAAAATCTCAACTTTCTGGAAATTAATTTTCAAAAAAATTAAATGCTGAGGTCCCTTTTGAGGACAccttttttttactaggcaagtcagttaagaacaaattcttattttcaatgacggcctaggaacagtgggttaactgtctgttcaagggcagaacgacagattttgtaccttgtcagctcggggatttgaacttgcaacctttcggttactagtccaatgctctaaccactaggctacactgccgcccacACAAGCTCAAGTACATTTTTGCTTAAAATATGTAATTTTCTGACATTTACTATTCAACAAAACCGTATGAATAAAGCTTGTAATGACATATGCTTTATACAGTATAATCAAATTATAAAACCAAGGACTAAGATTTCACCTTCCTTttaactgtaaaatacatatttgtatgtttagtgtgAGAAACTGTGCATATTTTCTAAAGGTCTCTCTGCCCCACAGCTGTGATCACACAGAGctctagcttggcttcctgaactcatTAGGAAAGCGCCTTTCATCTCACATCTATGACAGTGTACTGGTTTAAAATCTATGAATTATTTTAGATGAATGGCTATAAATCGATTT
This genomic stretch from Oncorhynchus kisutch isolate 150728-3 linkage group LG7, Okis_V2, whole genome shotgun sequence harbors:
- the LOC109893956 gene encoding uncharacterized protein LOC109893956; translated protein: MKIKWWLCILWRVFSLTIAISTSGIYGSPSVSRPVGRRKILKLGTSQGVGDLFTANRKSSPRILSHSISFRTPQLTPAPVRIYSSPPPQIQRPTFLDRPVPKSQRDFATLPDVSVTCSSGDFVVRVKRDFYGFEAETEELTLGSTCKSNGVLMPYGDLLFSYPLMECDGKRQMPPGYLIYTFVLHYTPLTWFPRRAHRFNVQVECRFQRYHHVYQLVVRPTWETHTVLKKLKGRVNFRIQLMDDAWAMPAKSQVYMLGQTINFQVSALNLAHGGKLFINHCYATTSKDSKTSLKFTVIDNFGCMLESQKNPGGSQFVSPRTDDTLRFFLSAFQFTSDPDTPVFLHCKLHVTSEETGPIHKSCTYQENRWKAVMGEDSICDCCDSKCVTPKPRRSMVKGFASSGPLLLLDQPSPKGGFPPVSPSLVEDTVWFETKMDEFDNPDRLETIDVEKYCDKEEGYTRSKEDESVPLEGEESVPLEGEESVAQTVFRKGEIFEGTQGSGVRDSELIRGEGSGFRAEGTGLRLEFPWERAELRERNPWESKGSVLPEEGSIVRQWMHPQEESSLGSEMGGMSVSQEEVVSQSMKEWGFGVGEAQPLVIPEDEGREGRVESGETDEDDKTFPLISETGEEIIGDFDGLVESGIDGGKDLPRVWLFKW